One stretch of Nycticebus coucang isolate mNycCou1 chromosome 7, mNycCou1.pri, whole genome shotgun sequence DNA includes these proteins:
- the LRRFIP1 gene encoding leucine-rich repeat flightless-interacting protein 1 isoform X47: MLEKHGIILNSEIATNGETSDTLNNVDYPGPTKMTKEELNALTSTGEGTLGRAHEVEVKNDIVDNVGKRTILQNSEKEQPKEDTIKDCVDTVASHPGDSAENQKVSEEDKAPSLGQLAGARDEEQVHSQILENMSCLENTGQVQSNEVISVAGDRPGASLSSCLRELDSEGPGSGSEQDSCHALDINSQSKESVEKQEKEKQEDFRTTLEEVSSKPCQESVPSQIPDIKRVSSIDTGGQSRSHTEKVEEGGEAHIGEQVGTVASHPPEYNDDTVCQDEECAVAAPPKLGPSIGHSLETEVTNQKVAEPRGSPVQSTEVDRENHEEPGLREEKPAETHVQTIPGSPAAKSGHQEAAGPSVAGTDSEPLETKEPSEEKRDPQGEALESSQKKAKNKKKKNKKKKPPAPVETLKAVKKELMYQDADLSEVKEEEQVKFTTKTSVVEAQDEVAKNPKQKVVAESGENVDCPEDPDLDGNCNQEVGKTEAEKVRADGDTLNFEDDTIQLSGTSMNDKELEEDVIKSDAKKGGATQSSPPEPEEEAVNGSSPRGSPTREINDVLQTESVEGHIMPEQPSQTVKKALDSVSLESEDLSAPAGESGDLDSESREDTERENEKGKSKEDCTMS; encoded by the coding sequence GAAGAGCCCATGAAGTGGaggtgaaaaatgacattgtggACAATGTGGGGAAAAGAACAATCTTGCAGAATTCTGAGAAAGAACAGCCCAAAGAGGACACAATAAAGGATTGTGTGGACACAGTGGCGTCACACCCTGGTGACAGTGCTGAGAACCAGAAAgtctctgaggaagacaaagcCCCGTCCCTAGGACAGTTAGCAGGTGCTAGAGATGAGGAGCAggttcacagccaaattctagaGAACATGTCTTGCCTTGAAAATACAGGGCAGGTTCAATCCAATGAGGTCATTAGTGTGGCAGGTGATAGGCCTGGAGCTTCCCTTAGCAGCTGTTTGCGTGAGTTAGATAGCGAAGGCCCAGGCTCTGGGAGTGAGCAGGACAGTTGCCATGCCTTGGATATCAACAGCCAAAGTAAAGAATCTGtagaaaagcaggaaaaagaaaagcaagaggatTTTAGAACCACTTTGGAAGAGGTTAGCTCAAAACCATGTCAGGAATCTGTTCCTTCGCAAATACCTGACATCAAAAGGGTGAGCAGCATAGACACTGGCGGGCAAAGCAGGAGCCACACTGAGAAGgtggaagagggaggggaagctCATATTGGGGAGCAGGTGGGCACAGTGGCCTCACATCCCCCCGAATACAATGATGACACAGTGTGTCAAGATGAAGAGTGCGCAGTAGCTGCCCCTCCAAAGTTGGGTCCAAGCATAGGACATAGTTTAGAGACAGAAGTCACCAACCAGAAAGTAGCTGAGCCCAGAGGTTCCCCAGTTCAGAGTACAGAGGTAGACAGGGAGAACCATGAAGAACCAGGGTTAAGGGAAGAGAAACCAGCTGAGACACACGTCCAAACCATTCCTGGTTCTCCAGCAGCCAAGAGTGGTCACCAAGAAGCAGCAGGTCCAAGTGTGGCAGGTACTGACAGTGAACCCCTAGAGACGAAAGAGCCCAGTGAAGAGAAGAGGGACCCGCAAGGAGAGGCACTGGAGTCATCACAGAAGAAGGcaaagaacaagaagaagaaaaacaagaagaaaaaaccaCCAGCACCTGTAGAAACCCTTAAAGCTGTTAAGAAAGAGTTAATGTATCAGGACGCAGATTTAAGTGAAGTTAAGGAAGAAGAACAGGTTAAATTTACTACCAAAACGTCAGTGGTGGAAGCTCAAGATGAGGTGGCTAAAAATCCCAAACAGAAAGTTGTAGCAGAAAGTGGTGAAAATGTTGATTGTCCAGAAGACCCTGATTTGGATGGAAACTGTAACCAAGAGGTTggaaaaacagaagcagagaaaGTAAGAGCTGATGGAGACACATTGAATTTTGAAGATGATACAATTCAATTGTCAGGCACTAGTATGAATGATAAAGAATTAGAGGAAGATGTTATAAAAAGTGATGCTAAAAAAGGTGGCGCCACTCAGAGCAGCCCTCCAGAGCCAGAGGAGGAAGCAGTAAATGGTAGCAGCCCGCGGGGAAGTCCCACCAGGGAAATTAACGATGTCCTTCAAACAGAAAGTGTCGAGGGGCACATCATGCCAGAACAGCCAAGTCAGACAGTCAAGAAAGCTTTAGATAGCGTTAGTCTAGAAAGCGAGGACCTCTCAGCACCAGCAGGAGAGTCGGGGGACTTGGATTCAGAAAGCAGAGAagatacagaaagagaaaatgaaaagggcaAAAGCAAAGAAGATTGCACCATGTCCTAA